Proteins encoded within one genomic window of Pithys albifrons albifrons isolate INPA30051 chromosome 9, PitAlb_v1, whole genome shotgun sequence:
- the KIFBP gene encoding KIF-binding protein, translating into MAAAALGGWPAVCGKFRAARTLSAVESLKDPETEPYRSKYGARALLQEVKQLLSAAEEGGPERVLAVRRAVLEYELGVNHTDTEELSAGEEHLQRCTQLLEPHRLSPDCVSLYIQAQNNLGILWSERDEIETAQTYLESAEALYNQYMKEDGNPPLDPSEHFMAEEEKLTDQERSKRFEKVYTHTLYYLAQVYQHLDMIEKAAQYCHTTLKRQLEYCSYYPVEWARNAATLSQYYISKECFMEARHCLAAASVIFSQAGQVPSAEDVDETEQDQHDLPERKAEIARCWIKYCLNLLQSARKLLEDNIGKLDPDRQLELKAQRKKEEDEKEKGRKKAVLFGTSDICDSVLAMEEKVSSVYPLDFQEAREIFLVGQNYVQEAKEFFQVDGYVTDHIEIVQDHSALFKVLAFFEEDYERCCKMHKRRIDMLEPIYADLNPQYYLLICRQLQCELADTYYEMMDLKVAIGNRLERLDSHTVKKINSLAQFAIKYYELFLDSLRNPDKVFPEKLEEDVLRPAMVAKFHIARLYGKLITSDSKKQLENMQTSLEYYSFLVDYCEKYPDAVPAVETELELSKEMVTLLPASMERLRAKLSPCV; encoded by the exons atggcggcggcggcgttGGGAGGGTGGCCCGCGGTGTGCGGGAAGTTCCGCGCCGCCCGCACGCTGTCGGCCGTGGAGTCGCTGAAGGACCCCGAGACGGAGCCGTACCGTTCCAAGTACGGGGCCCGCGCGCTGCTGCAGGAGgtgaagcagctgctgagcGCGGCCGAGGAGGGCGGCCCGGAGCGGGTGCTGGCCGTGCGGCGCGCAGTGCTGGAGTACGAGCTGGGCGTGAACCACACCGACACCGAGGAGCTGTCGGCCGGAGAGGAGCACCTGCAGCGCTGCACGCAGCTCCTGGAGCCGCACCGCCTGTCCCCCGACTGCGTGTCCCTCTACATCCAGGCCCAG aaCAACCTGGGCATCCTGTGGTCTGAAAGGGATGAAATTGAAACTGCACAAACTTACCTGGAGTCTGCAGAAGCCTTGTATAACCAATACATGAAGGAG GATGGAAATCCTCCCCTGGATCCCAGTGAACATTTCAtggcagaagaagaaaaactcaCAGACCAAGAAAGATCCAAAAG ATTTGAAAAAGTCTACACACACACTCTGTATTACCTGGCACAAGTGTACCAGCACCTGGACATGATTGAGAAGGCTGCTCAGTACTGCCACACCACCCTGAAACGACAGCTGGAGTATTGCAGCTACTACCCGGTGGAGTGGGCTCGCAATGCTGCCACCCTGTCACAGTACTACATCTCCAAG GAATGCTTCATGGAGGCCCggcactgcctggcagcagccagTGTCATCttcagccaggctggacaggtgCCCTCTGCTGAAGATG TAGATGAAACAGAGCAAGACCAACACGACCTGCCAGAGAGGAAAGCTGAAATTGCAAGATGCTGGATTAAGTATTGCCTGAATCTCCTGCAAAGTGCTCGGAAGTTACTTGAG GATAACATAGGAAAGCTGGATCCAGACAGGCAATTGGAACTGAAagcccaaaggaaaaaagaagaggatgaaaaagagaagggcAGGAAAAAAGCTGTGCTTTTTGGAACAAGTGATATATGTGACTCTGTCTTAGCCATGGAAGAGAAAGTGAGCAGTGTATATCCTTTAGATTTTCAAGAAGCCAGGGAAATCTTCCTAGTTGGTCAGAACTATGTTCAGGAAGCAAAAGAGTTCTTTCAGGTTGATGGTTATGTTACTGACCACATTGAAATTGTTCAGGATCACAGTGCTTTGTTTAAGGTCCTTGCTTTCTTTGAGGAGGACTATGAGAGGTGCTGCAAGATGCACAAGCGTAGGATAGACATGCTGGAGCCCATCTATGCAGACCTGAACCCCCAGTACTACCTGCTGATCTGCAGGCAGCTCCAGTGCGAACTGGCTGACACGTACTATGAGATGATGGATCTGAAGGTGGCCATTGGGAACAGGTTAGAGAGATTAGACTCCcacacagttaaaaaaattaattctctgGCTCAGTTCGCAATCAAATACTATGAGCTCTTCTTGGATTCTTTGAGGAACCCTGATAAGGTGTTTCCTGAAAAGCTGGAGGAAGATGTTCTTCGCCCTGCAATGGTGGCTAAATTTCATATTGCACGACTGTATGGTAAGCTTATTACTTCAGATAGCAAAAAGCAACTGGAAAATATGCAGACATCATTGGAATATTACTCATTTCTGGTAGACTATTGTGAGAAGTACCCtgatgctgtccctgctgttgAAACTGAACTAGAGCTCAGTAAGGAGATGGTGACTCTTCTTCCAGCAAGCATGGAGAGGCTAAGAGCAAAGCTGTCTCCCTGTGTATAA
- the LOC139675461 gene encoding nucleolar RNA helicase 2-like has product MGAVWGRAARLGLPAARAAAAPVPFPAGSGSAGRLRWLCGARAGPLVLLAAALHRGPARPPHFLRAGAGRASWGRRAETGSGSSAAAAHLPGEQPPAMPAAEPESCPAEPQAPAASEPPRRGRRRKVKDEATVKKVKRRGKAEAEQAQPEESGLGDGDLEPPLPKKTKKIKATSSGLAGESDVAQHAVKSSPAANGSVTAPAAQGEASGEQDSDAEELTEEAKEGAFSNFPLSENTIKLLTARGVKYLFPVQVKTFQPIYDGKDLIAQARTGTGKTLSFALPLIEKLQSTSQDGRRGRAPKVLVLVPTRELATQVTRDFKNLTRKLSIACFYGGTPYKEQLDLLKSGIDILVGTPGRIKDHVQNSKLELSSVKHVVLDEVDHMLDMGFAEQVEEILGFAYKKGSENNPQTLLFSATCPRWVYDVAKKYMKDEYEQIDLIGKKTQRTATTVEHLAIQCRSNQRAGVLGDIIQVYSGSRGRTIVFCETKRQANELAMSASLKQDAQSLHGDIPQQQREVTLKGFRNGVFEVLIATNVAARGLDIPEVDLVIQCSPPKDVDSYIHRSGRTGRAGRTGICICLFQRKEEDLLKQVEHKAGITFKRVGVPSATDVIKASTYDAKRLLDAIPPAAVDYFRTYAEELIEEKGAVAALAAALAHISGAAYVQQRSLLNSAAGFVTMVLKCSIEMHTMSYAWRGLKEQLGEGVDGKVSAMRFLKGKMGVCFDIPVDELNNIQQLWQDTRRWQLSVAQELPELEEYPQDGGRGFSRFGNGRQGDFKKNRWFKSGNRGL; this is encoded by the exons ATGGGGGCCGTGTGGGGCCGGGCGGCGCGGCTCGGGCTCCCGGCGGCGCGGGCAGCGGCAGCCCCGGTCCCCTTCCCGGCGGGCAGCGGCTCTGCGGGGCGGCTGCGCTGGCTGTGCGGCGCCAGGGCGGGCCCGCTAGTGCTGCTTGCGGCCGCTCTGCaccgcggcccggcccggccgcctcACTTCCTGCGCGCCGGGGCGGGGCGAGCCTCCTGGGGACGCCGCGCAGAGACCGGCAGCGGGAGCAGCGCGGCCGCCGCGCACCTGCCCGGGGAGCAGCCGCCGGCCATGCCCGCCGCCGAGCCCGAGAGCTGCCCCGCAGAGCCGCAGGCACCCGCCGCCTCAGAGCCACCCCGCCGAGGCCGCCGCAGGAAGGTCAAG GACGAGGCCACGGTGAAGAAGGTGAAGCGGCGCGGTAAGGCCGAGGCCGAGCAGGCACAGCCCGAGGAGAGCGGGCTGGGGGATGGCGACCTCGAGCCGCCCCTGCCCAAGAAGACGAAGAAAATCAAGGCGACGAGTAGCGGTTTGGCGGGAGAGAGCGATGTCGCGCAGCACGCGGTGAAATCTTCCCCCGCAGCGAACGGCAGCGTGACAGCCCCGGCTGCCCAGGGGGAGGCCTCCGGAGAGCAGGACAGCGACGCCGAG GAGCTGACAGAAGAAGCAAAAGAAGGAGCCTTCTCTAATTTCCCTCTCTCTGAAAACACTATTAAACTTCTCACAG CTCGAGGAGTAAAATACCTGTTCCCTGTGCAAGTGAAGACCTTCCAGCCCATATACGATGGCAAAGACCTCATTGCTCAAGCTCGAACAGGAACTGGGAAAAccctttcctttgctcttccaCTGATTGAAAAACTGCAGAGCACCTCACAGGATGGGAGGAGGGGCCGTGCACCAAAG GTGCTGGTTCTTGTTCCAACCAGGGAACTGGCCACTCAGGTAACCAGAGACTTCAAGAATCTCACAAGGAAACTGTCAATTGCTTGTTTTTATGGAGGAACTCCATATAAAGAACAGC TTGATCTCCTCAAAAGTGGCATCGATATTTTAGTGGGAACTCCTGGACGGATCAAAGACCACGTCCAGAACAGCAAGCTGGAACTTTCCAGCGTGAAGCATGTTGTTCTGGATGAAGTGGATCACATGCTAGACATGGGCTTTGCTGAACAAGTGGAAGAAATCTTAGGATTTGCTTATAAAAAAG GTTCTGAGAACAACCCCCAGACACTGCTGTTTTCTGCGACCTGCCCGCGATGGGTTTATGATGTagcaaaaaaatacatgaaagatGAGTATGAACAGATTGACCTGATTGGAAAGAAGACCCAGAGGACAGCCACGACTGTGGAA CACTTGGCTATCCAGTGTCGCTCAAATCAGAGAGCAGGAGTTCTTGGGGACATCATCCAGGTCTACAGTGGCAGCCGTGGGAGAACCATTGTCTTCTGTGAGACCAAGAGGCAAGCAAATGAGCTGGCTATGAGTGCCTCGCTCAAACAG GATGCCCAGTCCTTGCATGGTGACATTCCACAGCAACAGAGAGAAGTTACATTGAAAGGCTTCAGAAATGGTGTGTTTGAAGTTCTGATTGCAACAAATGTAGCTGCCCGTGGTTTGGATATTCCTGAGGTTGACCTTGTTATACAGTGCTCTCCACCAAAA GATGTTGATTCCTACATCCACCGTTCTGGGCGTACGGGTCGCGCTGGCCGGACCGGCATCTGCATCTGCctgtttcagagaaaagaagaagatCTTCTAAAACAAGTTGAGCACAAAGCG GGAATTACATTTAAGCGTGTGGGCGTTCCCTCTGCTACAGATGTAATTAAAGCTTCCACTTACGATGCCAAAAG GTTGCTGGATGCCATTCCTCCTGCTGCAGTTGACTACTTCAGGACATACGCTGAGGAGCTCATAGAGGAGAAGGGGGCAgtggctgccctggctgcagccctggcccaCATCTCAGGGGCCGCTTACGTGCAGCAGCGCTCCCTGCTCAACTCCGCTGCT GGCTTCGTGACCATGGTGTTGAAGTGTTCCATAGAGATGCACACCATGAGCTATGCCTGGCGAGGGCTTAAAGAACAGCTCGGGGAGGGAGTGGATGGCAAAGTGTCTGCAATGCGTTTCCTCAAGGGGAAGATG GGGGTGTGCTTTGATATCCCTGTTGATGAACTGAATAACATACAG CAACTGTGGCAGGACACCCGGCGCTGGCAGCTGTCGGTGGCACAGGAGTTGCCTGAGCTGGAAGAGTATCCCCAGGATGGGGGACGAGGGTTTTCCAGGTTTGGAAACGGAAGGCAAGGTGACTTCAAGAAAAACAGGTGGTTCAAAAGTGGAAACCGAGGACTTTAA